The nucleotide sequence CTTTCATTTCCTAATAGTTGACTACGGATACCTGATTCTTGAGAAAAAAGGTTCATTTCCTCTGCATAGATGTTACTGCACCCTGATGCCCCATCAATGATGACATTACCTTGGTTGTCAATGATTCGAAATTGGAGATTCTTCATCAATGATTCTTGGTACACCGTAAGGAATGAGAGGAGATAACAAGCATCGTAGTCGATGGCGATGATTCCCCGTATTCTCGAACCCTGATACACGGGAAGTGCCAGGGTAAGTATGGGATTTCCTTCATCTTGGGGGAGAATGTCTGAGATGTAGAGAACATTTGGACTGAGTGTTTGTATCTCCTGCACCATCTCACTTATACCACTATCGGATAGATGCTCCGCGCCCAACAAACTTACCAGGCCTTCTGCATTAGTATCGGCTTGGGCAAGCAAGAGCCCTTGCTCGTTAAGCAGGCGTTGATGCAGGATATACGATTTTTGTTTACTGATACGGACCAGAAGATTTGCAACCTCCTGCAATGTCCGCTCATTCTGGTTTTCCCTGAATTCTCTGAGTTCATTGGAATTATGGACGACCAGGAGATCGGAGACAAACTGGCTAAATGCATTCTCCACCTGGTTTGCGATTACTGAGGTACCACGCTCTTGCTCTGCCTGGAGTCGTAGCTTGACTTGGTCGCGCAATGATGTCTCATATCCTCTCAGCAAGAATAGGATAAGGAGTACCACCGGCATCACAAACAACAGGATATACCGAACTATCCTAGTTACGGTCTTGCGCTGTAATCGCATCGTTGCTCCCTTCAAGTCATTAGAATCCTAGCATAGGGAGAACCAAAGAGAAAGAGAACTGTTACTACTTATCAGGAGATAATTGTACTTACTATCAAGAAACAGGTAGTATCTTTAACCCTGCAGCCCATCGATCACGTTTCTCCTCGTAGCTGAGCGTGTATGCAGGGCTGGTGGACGGCATACTAATAAAACAACAAGATTCAGGAAAGATCCCAACAAGACTGTTATAAAACTCCTGTGCCTTTTTCCCATTGAACAGTACCCTCTCGATTGCAGGATGTTCCTGGAAAAATTGCTGGAAATCATTGGGGATTACCTCCGTATAGGCAGAATCTGCAGATCCTTTCCGCTGGAAGGCTGAAAGCACGTCCCATAGGGCAATATCGTGCGAGAGCAACAGCTCCCACTTCTGCTCGTACAGGTCAATATCACCCCCAAGCAGATCTCTCATGATCGGCCAGAACGCATTTCTTTCATGTCCATAGTACTGCTGTTTCAAGGCAGAGCGAACACTGGGACCAGTGCCCAGGATGAGCACGGTGCTTTGAGGGCTTTCTATCGGGGGAAATCCGTGCAACATGATAAACTCCTCTTGATTCTGCTACATTCTAGCTGTTGGTTTTCCTTCCGTCAATTGTACAGAATTCCAGGACGTGATACTGTACTTCATCATGGATAGCAATCTTCTACTCGGGCAGTTGCTTGCCCTCGTCACTGCTGCTTGTTGGGCTCAGAATTCCATCATTTACCGTCATCTGGGAAAGCAGGTCGGTTCTGATGCAGTAGCGCATATCCGCATGTGGCTTGCCCTACCCGCCATCATCCTTCTAACCTATTCGCTGGAAGGGGTGTGGTTCCCCCTCTCCCTTTCTCCGCAGACGTACTTCTTCATCCTCGCCAGCGGAGCAATAGGATACTTTGTTACTGATAAATTGCTCTTCCAGGCCTATGTACTGCTGGGAAGCAGGGAATCGATGGTAATCATGACGCTCTCTCCGGTGGTTACCGCAATCTTTGGTTTTTTTCTATTCGCTGAGCGTTTGAATGGTGTTCAGATACTGGGCATTCTTACCACCATACTGGGGGTATTGTTGATGGTCCTACTCGACCGTAAACCACTCCTCGCCCAACAGGAGCAGAAGGACCGCTCTACAGGCCTGATCTTCGCCATTCTTGCCTCAGTCTTGCAATCCGTCTCTTTTCTCATGGCAAAGTTTGCAATGGACGAGACAGGTCCCGTGGCAACAAACCTTCTACGCAACCTCGGTGGTCTTTCCATCTTCATCATCTACAACTTCTTTTTCAAGAAAAACGGAAAACGTCACCTGGCTCTCCTAAAAAAACCTCGTCTCTTCCTTATCCTGCTTTTTGCTGCACTCGCTGGGCCTGTCTTGGGGATGACAACACAGATGAAGGCATTCACCTTGGCTCCGGTGGGAATTGTTACTACAATTACCCAGATAACCCCTATACTCCTTCTCCCCTTTGACCGATTCATCCTCCATAAGAAGGTTTCTCTGCCCAGCCTCGGGGGCACTTTCCTCTCCATCGCAGGGGTTGCAGTATTGTTTCTTGCTGCTTGAAGCATCTTGCCTAGGTATCCGCTTTTCGCTACGCTCAGAATATGAATGTACTCTCATTGGAATCGGTCTCAAAGACCCTCAAAGACGAACCACTGTTTCAAGATGTCAGTTTTGGATTGGAAGAGGGAGACCATGTTGCCCTGATCGGTCGGAACGGAGAAGGTAAATCAACCTTTCTCAAGATACTCGCAGGACAGGTTGTCCCAGATAGCGGAACCATCGCTATGAAAAATGGCACTGACCTGGTTATGTTGGAACAGGGAGTACAATTCAGTGAGAAGGAAACAGTATCTTCCTATCTCCTGCAAGGAAGCGGGATAAGGATCGCCACCTGGAATGCATATCAGCATGCCCTTTCCCATCCAGAGGATGAAGCCAACCTGATCAGGCAGAGTGAATTAATGGAAAGCCATGATGGGTGGAACCTCCAGAGTGATTATACCTCCCTACTTGGTGAGCTTGGGCTCTACGATCTCTTGGATTCACCGATGGCTACGCTCTCTGGAGGTATGCAGAAGAAAGTAGCTATCGCAAGGGCGCTCGCTTCCCGCCCTACCATGTTGCTTCTCGATGAGCCGACCAACCACCTCGACATTGAAACCATTGAGTGGTTGGAGTCCTACCTAAAAGCAAGTCCTGCTACCATCATACTGGTCACCCATGACCGGTATTTTCTCGATACTGTCTGCAGAGCAATTCTTGAGTTGGATGGGGGACAGATGTATCTCCATCCTGGTTCCTTTGCCGATTATCTCGCACGGCGTGAACAGCGTATCGAGCGATTGCAGAAAGAACAGGATAGATTGAGTACCATCCTCAGGAGGGAGCTTGCCTGGCTCAGGCGTGGACCAAAGGCCCGTACAGGAAAGGATAGTGGCAGAAAGGACCGTATTGAGGCAATGCTGGCAAACCAAGCTGTCGTTGGCGACCAGACACAAAAATCCTTTCAGTCAGCAAGCAGAAGATTAGGAAAAAAGATTCTTGAAGCCAAACATCTCAGCAAGGCTTTTGGAGAAGATACCGTCATCTCTGATTTCTCATTCTCCTTTACCAAAGGAAAGAAGATCGGGGTGGTGGGACCGAATGGCAGTGGTAAAACCACCCTACTGGATCTGCTTTGCGCTCACCTCCCCAGTGACAGTGGCTCACTTGATATTGGGGTAAATACCATGTTCGCTTACTACGACCAGACAGGCAGAAACCTTGAAAGCGAGAAGACTATTCTGGAGTATGTGGAAGAAATTGCCACCCAGGTGGTCCTTGGTCCCTCAGAGGTCGTGAGTGCTGCCAAGTTCCTTGAACTCTTTGGGTTCCCCACTTCCATGCACAGAAGCACCATCGCTACATTATCTGGAGGAGAGAAGCGAAGACTTTACCTGGTCTCCCGCCTTCTTTCCAATCCCAACTTCCTGATGCTCGATGAACCAACCAATGACCTTGACCTCCCCACCATGGAGAATCTCGAACAGTACATCCAGGATTTTGAAGGATGTGTACTCATCGTCTCCCACGACCGAGCATTCCTGGACCTTACCTGTGACGAACTCTTCGTGCTCGAGGAAGGAGGCACAGTGCGCTATGAAGCTCAGCGTTACAGCCAGTGGAGAGAGCGAGTACAAAGCACTCCACCAAAACAAAAAGAGGAGACGGAGGTACCGGTGCAGAAAGCACCAAGGAGGTCAGATCAAAAAGGGCTCTCCTACCGGGAGAGGCAGGAGTTTGAGGCACTTGAGGAGAAAATGAGTATACTCTCTAAGCGTATTGATACCTTGGAAGCAAGCTTCTCGCATGCTGAGACCACAGAGGACGGAACCCTTGCAGAGAGAACCGAATCATATCATGACCTACGAGCGGAACTCGACATGGCAGAACAAAGGTGGTTGGAACTTGCGGAAAAACTCTAGGAAGCTGGTAGCTCTATGGTTCATCCTGCTGCTCAGTACCTCTTCTGTATCAGCGAATATCGAGTCTTTTACGATAGGAACCAACAATGACTGGTATACGATGGGACTCGGCCATAACCATGATGACGGACTGTCCTATGGCTCTACGGTAGAAGCGGTACTCCCCTCCTCCTTTACCCTGAACCTTGCCACGGGAGGCTATACTGACCGCCTTGATACCATGCAACGCTATGATGTCATCTCACTCATGGCTTCGTACCCACTACAGAGCCAACCGTTCACCTTTACACCAAGAGCAGGTCTGGTTGCCTCTGGTAACCTAGGCTTCAATGAGACACAGAATTATCTCCATAGCCTTATAGGCCGAGACCTCCTCAACCTAACCTACACTACGGATGAAATCTCCTTGCATCCATCAATTGGAGGCAGGGCCACACTAGGAACAAGCATTGGAGGCATGAGAGCATCCGTAGAGTATGACCTGGATTATACACATACCTGGGAACAAACATACAGCGGTACTATTCGGTTGCAGTTTGACTCCATTCTCTCTGTGCGTTTGGGATATCTTCAGAGAAGTACCAACCACTCCTGTACTGTTCATCAGGAAATGGTCGAACGTTACCAAGGAACCTTTCTCTCCTACCACTATGATGGGGGGCTGCTCCATACACAGTTCATCTCATACCTGCAAACAGGGCGCTCTTTCGGTGGTTTCAGCTTTGATGTAATCTCCTTATGGAGGAAGAAACAATTCCGTTCTGCTGATTTCATCTTCTCCACTGGGTTCCTCTATGACCTCAATGGCCAGCAGAATCGGCTTTTTGCATTTTCCTACAAGGATGTAAGTTTCGAGATACGCCACAAGAATGGACCGATGTTCAATAACATGGATGACCAGAATGACCGGCTTAACGTAGGGTCGTGGATGCTCGGCTATTCCTGGAGTCTCCCTCTCAACCCTCGCTTTGAACCCTATGGAAAACTACTTGCAGGTATACAGCGTTTCAATTTACAGCAAGACTTTACCACTACGATTGTTGAATCAATTCACCCCACGATTGCCATCGAGGTGGGTCTCAAAGGGTTGGGTATTCCTGGCTTGGTCATTGAACGGCAGAACTATCGCCTGCGCTTCACCTCGACACTTCAATATGTATTTGGGACTGAAGAGATCTCAAAAATTGATTATTTTGAAGCGCATACCGGTCCTTGGCTCCTCATGACAGGCATTGTCATAGACGTGGAGCATGATCGGGAGCAGGAAGGAAATTGAGGATTCCCTGGCCGTTCATACCAATCGTGATGGCCCAATCATCAGGTCCAAAGAGATAGGCAAATCGAACAAACGGCTGGAAGGCAATAGAAGGTCCTCCCATGACTAAATTCCCGGTCAAGGTCGCCCCGACAGCCCAAGCTTCTTCCCACTGTACCGTCCCATCGTTCAGGTACCATGCAGTCTGGGCAGAAAGCTCCAATCCTGCCTTGGTAATCCCTCCGTAGAGGAAAGGAATATCCAGCAGGCCAAGGGGAAGCAGGTAGGAAGCAGAGACTCGAATCTTGGCATCCCCATCCCCCAGCGGGCGGAAGGAGAAGAGCGGATACGTACTCCCTACTCCCTGTGTACGGGTAATCCCAGAGAGAGATACCCGTGCCATATGACGGCCCCAGAACAGTCTCTGTTGACGCATAATGCTTGCAAAGGCTGCATACCTCTGTGATGAGAAATCGCCATTTGTCAAAATCTGGATTCCAGTAGCTACTTCACTCATGCTTGGCCCATAGAAGTCTATGGTACGGTAATCCCTTGCCACGGAGGATGCCCCTATGGTAAGAGTTGCCCTTCCTTCCCATGCAGCATAATTCGTAGTTACAGAGAGAGATGGCTGGAGAGAAATCCTTTTTATCGAATTAAAATCTGAGCGATAGGACACAGGAAAGCCCACAGTCGCAGAGGCATTGGTAAGGTATGTTGCTGAGTTGATATCGTACGTATTAAGATTACCGGCTAGCTGGAGGGAATAGCTGCCTCCAGCATACTGGTAGACCACATTGGAGATCGGGCGCATCCCGGTAAAGGAGTAACCAATACTTCCGATCAAGCTCTGTTTCCTGAGATTGCTGGTAGCATGAAACCAGAGACCTGGTTGGATGTTGTTCGCTTCAACGAAGGGAAATGGCAGTACCAGGTTCAGCCGTAGCCGGTCCCGATAGGTGGAGATAGGATACTCACTTGCAAATTCAATCGTACCGGTCTCCATTTTCGGTTCAGAAAAATTGGCTATGGAATGTACCACACGGTCAATTCCTACCGATTTTAGGGCAAATCCTTCTGGAGTATACGTCTCATAGATGAGGGATTCCCCATTGATCCGCGCCGCAAAGATACCTGCAGGGTCGCTGAAGAGCTTAATCGACTCTTCTCCTTCTCTGTCATAACGGTAGACATTGAACACTCCCTCCTGTTCTCCTACAAAGAGGATGCTTCCATCCTCAGCAAACAAGGGTGAGCGTAGTTCATTTTGTGTAGGCCCAACAAGCGTCTGAACCATACCTCGCTTATCCAGCAGCTTGATCGAAGCGTTTCCCTCCTGCAATGCAAGGAAGACAAGCAATGAGCCATCAGTATTCAATGAAGGCTCAAGCAGACTTGTTCGTTCTTCCTTGTACAAGGGCTCCACAGATTTCTCTTCCAAGCCAATTTCCACCAGCTCGTAGAAAGAGCCAGAAATACGGGAGGCTACTGCCCGCTTGCCATCTCCGCTGAGAGAAGGATGCACCAGACGCTGGTTCTCAGTCAGTCGGGTAGATGTGCGGCTTTCCAAGTCCAAGAGATAGAGGTCGCTGTAGCTCACCAGCGCAAGGGAGAGGCTTGAGGGATCTGTGGGGTCAACAGAATCAACTGAGAGCAGGGCAACTGTATCGGTGAGTGCAAGTGATGATCGCCCGGAGATGGGGAGCGAGAAGAGACGCTCTGGTTCTTTACCTTCCGCATAGCGATAGAGGGCAGAACCATCGTAGGGACTTTCACGGAAGCCGGCCAATCCTAGGCCAATTCTCTGGGGAAGATAGGAGTTACCTTTATCACGTATACTGATGATCTCTCCCTCGATGGCTTCATACGGATTACTTCTCTCTTCCAAGGCAAAGGTGAATAGCTCTTTTGCTGAATATCCTGTTACCTTTCGGAATGCAGGAGAGAGTCCCAAGAACGGGAAGGCTGCGAACTTACGGTTTATGGTATTGAATGCCTCAACACCATAGGTATCAATCAGATAGTCCACCATTAGGTAACCGGTGACATAGATTCTTCCTGACGGGGCAAACGGACCGTTATATGCACCCTGAGCCAGGCTCCACATGGCCCCTTCCTGTAGTGGTACTTGGTAAGAGAGCGCAAATGGAAGCGAGTCTCCCCTTCCCCCCTCTGCAAATTCTGTTTCTGTGTGGGTGGTAATACCTTCAATCCACCACCCCGGCATAAATACCGTACTGAAGGCCCTCACCCCAGGACCAAGAAATCCCAATACTTTTGCCGGCCCAACCTTTGCATTCAGATGGAGGTAGTGTGTCAGCTCATGGGTATAAAGGCTCCTCAACCAACTCGCCGTCCTACTTCCGAGAAATCGATTGTCCGGACTGGTGATGTACAGATAGATGGAGGCAGGAAAGGGAGAATAATAACCATTTGCCCAAGCGGTCTTCCCTGTCATGACCACAGGTACTTTTCCATCACTTTCATACTGTAGGTACGAGGCAAGGTTTTCATACACTTCATCGGCAAAGGAGGCAACCTCCTGTGCAAACATCTGGTGCTCTTCCTCGAATATGATCTTGGTATGTTGGGTCTCTATCTGTTGGTAGGCATATACAGAAAAGGAACATGAATATATGAATAGGAATAACAGTATAATCTTGCGCATCAGATACATACCTCCGGGGGATACTAGTACCAATGTACAACAGCCTGTTCCTGGGGTAAACAGGTAAGAAAATACTTAGATACAGAATTTGCACTTAATTATCATTTTATCAGAGTCAACCCTCCCCATGCCCTGCTATTTCCACAATTTCAGATATCTGTTCATCGAGATCAGTTCCAAGTCCCTCAATGTCGCTTCCTAAAAATCCACGGATGAGCATGGAAATGGCCTCTCGTTCCTCCATGCCTTTCGACATCAAATATGCAACTACTTCTGGAGCAATCTTCCCGATGCTGGCTTCGTGACTCATTCGTGCCTCAGGATGCTTTGAACACAAACCAGGAACCGACTCAATAAAACCCTCCTTACCACTATCGAGCAACATTCCGGCACAATCCACATGAGCTTTGCACTGTGAATTGCCTATCAGCAATCCCCCTTGCTTCATGATACCTCCAGTACAGACTCCACGATGCGCCAATTCAGCAGAGGTTTCTTCAGCATCCATATATACCTCTCCTCCGGTCTCTATTGTCGAACCTGGTGAGGCCAGCACAACCGTCAGGTATTTTGTAGAAGCCCTTTTACCAACCAACCAGGTGTGTGGATTGCTCACTAAGTGTTTCGCTGGACGTAGCGACACGTAGTTGCTCTCAAATCGTCCATCCTCTTCCACAATAGCTCCTGTAAATGGATAGACATTTTGGTCTGCACCCCATGTATGAACCATCGTGCTGATGAGTTTAGCCCTCTTGCCTATATATAGCTCCTCAATAGCAATGTGGGTACCAACTCGGTTCGGGTGTCCAGCAAGACAACCCGTGATGAGGTGCAACTGGGAATCTTCCTCAAGAATAACCACATTATGAATCTTCTGCTCAATGTCATCACTCTTCATATACATGGCGGCTTGAACAGGAAGCGTGACTTGAAACCCTTTATCAACATGAAGATAAAACCCCAACGGACATACTTCGTTTGCACAACGGACAACTTTCTCATCCAGATTGTTGGGAACTGCATGGAAATAATACTGTTCTCCTAACCAAGGATACCTATCCAAAGCTACTGCAATCGGCAACAATTCATAGCCAAGTGACTTGGTTTTCAAGAAAGCTTGAGTATGGTCGCAAATGACAAAGGTCCCGTCCCGATTCTCTCCATCAAGATACACTCCAGCTGATGCCAGTGTCTCACAATCAATGCTATCCAATACCATTATTACTGCTCCTTTTCGTTTTCTGGTACTTCCGAACCCATTGCCATTGCATCTCTCTCAGCCATGCATCTGATACATGAATCATACCCAGAATCATTGATATGTTGCATCAAGATAGCAGGATTACCTGAACATCCTATTTGGCCATTCACCATCACATGCGCTTTGTCTATCGGCAATTGATTAAGAATATTTCCGTTATGAGTGATGATCAAAGCAGCCTTTCTTTGAACAGGATGATCCGGATCGGATATAATGAGGTGTCGGATCATTTTCCCAATTACAGTGAGCGCTTCAACATCCACGCCCGAATCAGGTTCGTCCATCAGAGAAAAGGAAGGAGACAAGGCAAGAAGATGCATCAACTCCGAACGCTTGATTTCGCCTCCTGACAATCCATGGTTAACATCTCGATCCAACAACGCATCCATGTGAGCTGCTTTGGATAGCTCTTCAAGCCTACCGGTAGGATCGACCTCATTTCGAAGTAGATATCCAAGAAGTGCGCGAAGAGTGATACCTCGCACAGTTGGGGGACGTTGTTGAGCAATTGCAAGGCCCATGTGAACCCGTTCATGCATCTGGGTTTCTGTAATATTCTGTCCCTTGAACCAAATGCTTCCACATGTCACTTCATATTCAGGAAAACCCATGATAGTCATGAGCAGGGAAGTCTTACCACTTCCATTCGGACCTAATAGAGCATGCACCTCTCCATCAGGTATGATCATGTTGATATGGTTGAGGACCTCTGTGGATCCTATCCTTACGCAGAGATCATCCAATTCCAGTATAGTGCTACGGAGCTTGTTCATAGACACCTCCAAATTCAATTTCGTTGCATCACAATCTGCTTATGGGCTACAAAAACTCATACCAAGCAACTATTTTTCTCAAGAGAGATATCTTCTCCAATTGGCTTTGGTCGAATCGTCCATTGTAAAAGACAATTAATTCTGTCGTATCAGTAATGCAGTATGTGAGTACATGTTCTCAGCATCAGCTCAAGGTCATTTGAGCTAATCAGCATCTCCTTCCCTGTAACAATCATTATTCTTGTCCTAGATTCTCCAGCCGGTGCTTTCCTGCTGGAGCCTCCACATCCTTGCATACGTTCCATTCTTTGAGAGTAAGCTTTCTGAAGATCCCTGTTCCACGAGTGTCCCCCCTTCCAACACCACAATATGGTCAGCCTTTGCAACAGTCCTCATGCGATGGGCTATGATTAACACTGTCTTATTTTGGATCAATGTGGATATCGCTGTTTGAATCTTCGTTTCATTCTCGACATCCAAGGAAGCAGTTGCTTCATCGAGCAACACAATCGGAGCATTTTTCAACAACGCTCGTGCGATTGAAATACGCTGCCGCTCACCACCAGACAAGGTTTCTCCGTTTTCTCCAATGACAGTATGAAATCCTTGTGGCATATTGCGGACAAACTCATCACATTGAGCAAGCTCTGCCGCCCTAATGACTTCGTCGTCATTCGCATCGCGCATACCGATACGGATGTTTTCCATGATTGTTGTATTGAACAATACAACATCCTGAAATACCACCGAGTATTGTTCAAGGAGCGTTTCTGGATCGATCTTGCTTATATCGTATCCTCCTAGGCGTATCGTTCCTTCATTACAATCCCAAAACCGAGCGGAAAGTTTTGCACACGTACTCTTACCACCTCCTGATGGCCCTACGAGCGCTGTAATTTCTCCTTGTTTCGCGGCGAAACTCACATCTTTAATCACTTGCTTTCCCTCTTCGTAAGAGAAAGAGACATGTTCGAACTCAATGGTATAATGCTCCGGTTCGAAAACAGTACTCCCTTGTTGAATCGGTAATGCTTCCATCTCATTCACGCGGTTGATACGCACATCCAGAAAGAAGAGTGCTGCCAAATTGTTGAAGACTTCACCCATAGGCGTGTAGATTCTCGATGCAACCAGTAGAAACACCAGATAGGTAAAAAGATCGATGTCTCCTGCAAAGATGAGATTGACTCCAACAATAATGACACTTACCAAACCCAGCTTGAGAACGCTTTGTGAAGAGTTCACCAGTCCACCGACGAAGAGTTCACCTTTGATCAACTGCTTCTCGTATCGATCGATTGTTGAGAGTAAGGTCTTAAGATACGAAGCTTCTTGCTGATATGATTTTATCTCCTGGATTGTTTCCAACCCCTCTTGGATCTGTTCACTCACTTCCCGTTTGATTTTATAACCCGCAGAAAACTCCCTTAGCTGAATTTTCTTCGATATCAGGATAATTGCTGCTGAAAAAGGCACAACCCAGAACAATGCGAGAGAAAGCTGCCAATTGTAGAAAAACAGTCCGACTGCCATAATTAGGACACTCAGGACGGAAGCGAACAATTGCGGTACTGCATGGCTGAAGGTATGCTCAAGATCGGTACAATCTTCCATGATGGTTGATGTGAGATCGGACAGATTCCTTTCCCCAAAAAAAGCTAACGGCAATCGTCGCAACTTCTCAGCTAGGGATATCCTACGGTTGGCACTTTCCTCATAGACAGTAGTATAGGTACTTCGATATTGAAAGACTGCAATCAAAAACATGATGACCATAAAACCGAAGCCGAGCAGGACATAATACCAGTACCCATTTCTCGCAGGTGTCGAGGAGCCGAATACTGTGGATAGGTATTCATCCAAGAATGAGAACATATATACTGCCGGGAGCATCAATGTGATATTTTGGACTGTAGTCCACAAAGTACCGGTGACAAAATCTTTCGCACCTTTTCGAGACAGGGCAAACCGTCTTCGAATGATATTAAGCATGGAATTCCTCCTTCCCAATTTTCCAATTGACCGATTGCTGATATTCATTCCACATTCTTGCATACAGTCCCTGCTTGTTAAGCAACTCTTCATGCCGACCTTGTTCTGCAATTTTTCCAGTGTCCATCACAACAATATTGTCAGCAGAGGTTACGCTCGTCAGGCGGTGAGCGATCATGAGTACTGTCTTTCCTTTGGTAAGTTTCTTGAATGCTTGTTGAATCAGATGCTCATTCTCCGGATCAGTGAAGGCGGTTGCTTCATCAAGAATCACGATGGGAGCATTTTTCAGGATTGCACGAGCCAGCACTATCCGTTGCTGCTCTCCCCCGGAAAGATAGGTACCTTCGATCCCAATCCTGGTGTGCAGGCCCTGGGGAAGTCGATCAATGATCTCACGACATTGGGCCTGGTCCACAGCACGTTCGACATCTTCCAGAGTTGCCGTTGGATTACCGAAACGTAAATTTTCCAACAAAGAAGTCTTAAACAAATGAGTATTCTGAAAGACGAAGGAAATGTGCCCCATGATTTCAGATGGATCAAGATGTTTCACGTTGGACTCTCCGATCAACACAGAACCCTTATCTACGTCCCAGAAACGGGGAACAAGACGAGCCAATGTTGTCTTTCCACTCCCAGATGATCCGACAAGTGCAGTGGTCTTCCCCTCTGGAATATTGAAACTGACCGCATCGACAGCTTTGTTCTGCTTCCCAGGATAACTAAACGATACGTTTTCGAATCGTATACCATGGCTTATGATGGGTTTTGGTTCTACAGGAACCGACAAAGAGGGATAATCAGTGAGATGCTCGATGCGATCGACAGCTTCCCTTGCCTGACCCAAGGCTTGATTCAGATACATGCTACGCATGATGCTCTGGGAGAACACAGGCGTAAGCAACACATATAGAATGAGATTCAGAACCGTTTGGGTGGTATCTCCCGTATGGTTTATGATCAATAGTGCAATCGGAACAAGCAGAAAAACAAAGCTGTTGATGATCACCGTATACGCCGCCATCGGTTTCTCCCACATTCTTGTATATCCATAAACCATTTTTTTATAAGCAATAATGCTCTTGTGGAAATTTTTGAAGGAAAAAACAGTCTGCTGGAACACTTTGACTACAGGAATGCCACGTACGTACTCAACGGCTTCCGTATTCATTGACTCCAATGAGGTCATATAGCTTTCCATGAAACTTCTGCCCCTCTTGCTCATCATGGAACTCATGATGATGAAAGAAAAGCATACCGGGACCAGACAAGCCAGTCCTAGTCTCCAATCAAATACAAACATCAGAACCAGAACAACAAGTGGCATCAGGATTGTCGCTGCGAGATCCGGCAACTGGTGTGCGAGAAAACCGTGGGTTATCCCAGCATTATCATCGATGATCTTTCGGATACGTCCAGAAGTTGTACTGTTGAAGAAGCCTAGCGGCAGACAGACTATTTTCGCCATGGCTTGTCTCCGCATATTTGTCTCCACACGGAAGGCAGCTAGGTGAGAAAAGGAAAGCGCCACGAAATACAGCAAGATACTCGCCACTGCCGTTCCCATCGACCACCATCCGTAGGCCGCTATTCGAGCCCCCGATGCTTGACTGCTGTTTGTGAACAACTCCCTGATAATAAACCACACCAGTACATACGGCACCATT is from uncultured Sphaerochaeta sp. and encodes:
- a CDS encoding ABC transporter ATP-binding protein, producing the protein MNKLRSTILELDDLCVRIGSTEVLNHINMIIPDGEVHALLGPNGSGKTSLLMTIMGFPEYEVTCGSIWFKGQNITETQMHERVHMGLAIAQQRPPTVRGITLRALLGYLLRNEVDPTGRLEELSKAAHMDALLDRDVNHGLSGGEIKRSELMHLLALSPSFSLMDEPDSGVDVEALTVIGKMIRHLIISDPDHPVQRKAALIITHNGNILNQLPIDKAHVMVNGQIGCSGNPAILMQHINDSGYDSCIRCMAERDAMAMGSEVPENEKEQ
- a CDS encoding DNA-deoxyinosine glycosylase, whose translation is MLHGFPPIESPQSTVLILGTGPSVRSALKQQYYGHERNAFWPIMRDLLGGDIDLYEQKWELLLSHDIALWDVLSAFQRKGSADSAYTEVIPNDFQQFFQEHPAIERVLFNGKKAQEFYNSLVGIFPESCCFISMPSTSPAYTLSYEEKRDRWAAGLKILPVS
- a CDS encoding DMT family transporter; this translates as MDSNLLLGQLLALVTAACWAQNSIIYRHLGKQVGSDAVAHIRMWLALPAIILLTYSLEGVWFPLSLSPQTYFFILASGAIGYFVTDKLLFQAYVLLGSRESMVIMTLSPVVTAIFGFFLFAERLNGVQILGILTTILGVLLMVLLDRKPLLAQQEQKDRSTGLIFAILASVLQSVSFLMAKFAMDETGPVATNLLRNLGGLSIFIIYNFFFKKNGKRHLALLKKPRLFLILLFAALAGPVLGMTTQMKAFTLAPVGIVTTITQITPILLLPFDRFILHKKVSLPSLGGTFLSIAGVAVLFLAA
- a CDS encoding ABC-F family ATP-binding cassette domain-containing protein, with amino-acid sequence MNVLSLESVSKTLKDEPLFQDVSFGLEEGDHVALIGRNGEGKSTFLKILAGQVVPDSGTIAMKNGTDLVMLEQGVQFSEKETVSSYLLQGSGIRIATWNAYQHALSHPEDEANLIRQSELMESHDGWNLQSDYTSLLGELGLYDLLDSPMATLSGGMQKKVAIARALASRPTMLLLDEPTNHLDIETIEWLESYLKASPATIILVTHDRYFLDTVCRAILELDGGQMYLHPGSFADYLARREQRIERLQKEQDRLSTILRRELAWLRRGPKARTGKDSGRKDRIEAMLANQAVVGDQTQKSFQSASRRLGKKILEAKHLSKAFGEDTVISDFSFSFTKGKKIGVVGPNGSGKTTLLDLLCAHLPSDSGSLDIGVNTMFAYYDQTGRNLESEKTILEYVEEIATQVVLGPSEVVSAAKFLELFGFPTSMHRSTIATLSGGEKRRLYLVSRLLSNPNFLMLDEPTNDLDLPTMENLEQYIQDFEGCVLIVSHDRAFLDLTCDELFVLEEGGTVRYEAQRYSQWRERVQSTPPKQKEETEVPVQKAPRRSDQKGLSYRERQEFEALEEKMSILSKRIDTLEASFSHAETTEDGTLAERTESYHDLRAELDMAEQRWLELAEKL
- a CDS encoding SufD family Fe-S cluster assembly protein; protein product: MVLDSIDCETLASAGVYLDGENRDGTFVICDHTQAFLKTKSLGYELLPIAVALDRYPWLGEQYYFHAVPNNLDEKVVRCANEVCPLGFYLHVDKGFQVTLPVQAAMYMKSDDIEQKIHNVVILEEDSQLHLITGCLAGHPNRVGTHIAIEELYIGKRAKLISTMVHTWGADQNVYPFTGAIVEEDGRFESNYVSLRPAKHLVSNPHTWLVGKRASTKYLTVVLASPGSTIETGGEVYMDAEETSAELAHRGVCTGGIMKQGGLLIGNSQCKAHVDCAGMLLDSGKEGFIESVPGLCSKHPEARMSHEASIGKIAPEVVAYLMSKGMEEREAISMLIRGFLGSDIEGLGTDLDEQISEIVEIAGHGEG